The Flavobacterium johnsoniae UW101 genomic interval AGAGAAGTTGGTACTGCCAGTCTGCTTTTGCATCATTTGTTAACTGAAAAATGGGATTATAACGCCAGTATTCGTCAGGAAATTACAGACAACTACGGTAATCCTTTTCTTTTTTCATTTGGAACAAAATATGATTTCACCAGTTTTTATCGTTTGAAATTCAATGCTTCAAAGAATTTTAGAATGCCTACCTATAATGATTTGTTTTGGGAAAGAAGCGGCAACCCTAATTTAAAACCCGAAACTTCTTATCAGGCAGAAATTGGCAATGAATTCTTTAGAAAAAACTTTACTTTATCAATTACTGCCTATTATAATTCTATTAAAGATTTACTGCGCTGGGTTCCGGGTGAAGGTGGCGGTGATGTATGGGCGCCTGAAAACACAGATAAAGTGAGAGCCTACGGAGCAGAAGTTCTTGTAGAATGGAAACCAAAATTTGGGCAAAATAATTTCACAATTAACGGTACGTACGCTTATACAGTTTCAGAAAGCCAGCAGCTGATTAAAAACGAATTAATCTATAAACAGTTAATTTATGTTCCTTATCATAAATTAACAGGCTCTGTCGCTTACAACTGGAAAAAACTGTCTTCTTACTTTCAATACCTCTATAATGGAGAAGTTTATACTACACCTTTTAATAATCGTGCATCAAAAATTAAAGATTATAATGTTGGAAATATTGGTGTCGATTATGATTTTGGAGCAAAAAACAGTTACAAAATTGGATTTCAGGTTTTAAACCTGTGGAACGAAAATTATCAACCCGTAACAAGTAGACAAATGCCGGGTAGAAATTATACTATATACATAAACCTTAATTTTTAAATTTCATGAAAAAATTTAACAAACTATTTTTAACAGTCCTTATAAGCTCGGCATTTTTTGTGTCTTGCAGCAACGATGATGACAATAATGATGAGCCGCGCGGCGATTATGAGAATGGAATATTTATTGTTAATGAAGGTAATTTTGGAAAAACCAATGGGACTATTTCTTATTTATCAGATGATTTGAGTATCGAAAACAATGTTTTCTCTTTAGTTAATCCTGGTAAAATTACTGGAGATACTCCTTTATTTATTGGTTTTAAAGATGATGCAGCTTATATAGTGGTAAACGGATCAAATAAAATTGAAGTGGTTAACAGATACACTTTTAAAAGCATTGCTACCGTTACAGCTAATTTAAACAATCCAAGATTTATTGCATTTGCAAACGGAAAAGGATATGTAACAAACTGGGGAGAAGGAAGCGATCCTGCTGATGATTATGTAGCAGTTTTAGATCTTACTACTAATACAGTTACTTCTTCAATTTCAGTAGTTGAAGGTCCGGAAAAAATCATCGAAAATGACGGTAAACTTTATGTAGCACACAAAGGCGGCTGGGGACAAGGAAATTCATTAACAGTTATTAACTCTGCTACAAATACGGTTGTAACAAATTTTGTAGTGGGAGATGTGCCGAGCGACTTAGTAAAAGATAACGGAACTTTATATATTTTATGTAACGGAAAACCATTCTATGCAGATGTTGAAACTGCGGGAAAAATTGTAAAAGTGAATTTAAGTACTAATACTGTATCATCAACATTAGATTTTACAGGTATAACACATCCGGGATTCTTAGATATCGAAGACAGCAAAGTATATTATACTATTGGAAACAATATTTATTCTATGGCCGCTAATGCGACATCTTTACCAGCAACAGCGTTATTTAAAGCTTCTGACGTTACAAATCTTTACGGTTTTGCAGTAGAAGACAATAAAATTTATGCGGCTGATGCTATAAATAACCAAGATCCTGGAGAAGCATACATTTATTCACTTACAGGAACAAAAAACAAATCATTTACAGTAGGAATATCTCCTAATGGTTTTTACTTTAACGATTAATTCATTTTTGAATTTATGGTTTAAAAAAAGGCTTTCATTTCTGAAAGCCTTTTTTTTTTATTTTAAAGTTTTTATAAACTCTCCGGCATTACCGTCTATATACATTTCGTTTCGTAATCCGTTGATTTTTTTAGAATCACTTATATAAGGTAAAACTAAACCGTGATCATTCTGTACTTTTTTAGCTGCTGCTCCAGTGATTTTAGAAATTGCCATATTTAACAACGGTTCAGCGGTATCTCCTAAAACTCCATAACTGCGTAAATATTCTAACTGAACATAAGTAGGAACTAAACCTTGTGTGTAATCTCCAAAATCTGATGCATTCGAGATTTTAAATACCAAAGGCTGCATGGCATATTTATGGTTTGGATTCACGTTTCTTTTAGTAAAAGTTGGCGAATCATAAAGTGTAACTGATCCAACATTTTTACCTGTAGTCGTTTCTCCAATCTGAATTACATTAATATAAGGTTTTAGTCCATTTATAATCAATTCACTTGCCGATGCTGTACTAGAAGTTGTTAAAATATAAACTGTCGATAAATTTAAACTGTTTACCGGAGTGCCGTCAATATCTTTTACAAATCGTTCGTTTAAAACTTCCAGATCCTCAGCAGTCATGCCTGCCATTTGTTTGAAATTATATTGTCTTTTCGAAAATATTTTTCCTTCAAACTGCCCTGTAATCATACTTGCCAAACGTGTAGAAGTACGTACAGAACCTCCCCCGTTATATCTTAAATCTAAAACCAAATCTGTTGCCCCTTCATTTTTAAATCCCTGAAAAGCCTGATTTAATTTACTGTCATACTCAGCATAAAATCCATTGTACATTAAATAAGCAATTTTATGTCCTCCGGAATTGATTACTTTGTTTATTAAAATTGGATTTTCTTCTAAAACAGTTTTAGTTAAGGCAACTGATTTTCCATTTAAAACAAAAGCAGTTCCATTATAATCTGCAAAATCTAAAGTATAACTATCCGGGTCAACTAATAATGATTTATAATTTGAAACCGTCAATTTTGTTCCGTTTACACTCGTAAAGAAATCTCCTCTTTTGATGGCTTTTGAAGATGCATCAGAATTGGGAATAATGTAACGAACATATCCCACAACATCATTTGAACCTTCTGCAACTCTGGTAAGCCTGAAATCAACTCCGTTATTTTTTGTAATACCGCCTAATTCCTGCTCTAAAACGGTATAATCTGAAACGATCCAGCTGAAACGATCAATCGCATTACTTGGATATTTACTTACTGGTTTATTTAATAAATCCTGAAATAAGTCTTCAGGATTTGAATATCCTTC includes:
- a CDS encoding YncE family protein, producing the protein MKKFNKLFLTVLISSAFFVSCSNDDDNNDEPRGDYENGIFIVNEGNFGKTNGTISYLSDDLSIENNVFSLVNPGKITGDTPLFIGFKDDAAYIVVNGSNKIEVVNRYTFKSIATVTANLNNPRFIAFANGKGYVTNWGEGSDPADDYVAVLDLTTNTVTSSISVVEGPEKIIENDGKLYVAHKGGWGQGNSLTVINSATNTVVTNFVVGDVPSDLVKDNGTLYILCNGKPFYADVETAGKIVKVNLSTNTVSSTLDFTGITHPGFLDIEDSKVYYTIGNNIYSMAANATSLPATALFKASDVTNLYGFAVEDNKIYAADAINNQDPGEAYIYSLTGTKNKSFTVGISPNGFYFND
- a CDS encoding S41 family peptidase encodes the protein MKPILKSILFLCLLSFFLQSCEDEDDVRTPAQLQVNDFVWKGLNELYLWQGDVANLADDRFSSQEELNSYLEGYSNPEDLFQDLLNKPVSKYPSNAIDRFSWIVSDYTVLEQELGGITKNNGVDFRLTRVAEGSNDVVGYVRYIIPNSDASSKAIKRGDFFTSVNGTKLTVSNYKSLLVDPDSYTLDFADYNGTAFVLNGKSVALTKTVLEENPILINKVINSGGHKIAYLMYNGFYAEYDSKLNQAFQGFKNEGATDLVLDLRYNGGGSVRTSTRLASMITGQFEGKIFSKRQYNFKQMAGMTAEDLEVLNERFVKDIDGTPVNSLNLSTVYILTTSSTASASELIINGLKPYINVIQIGETTTGKNVGSVTLYDSPTFTKRNVNPNHKYAMQPLVFKISNASDFGDYTQGLVPTYVQLEYLRSYGVLGDTAEPLLNMAISKITGAAAKKVQNDHGLVLPYISDSKKINGLRNEMYIDGNAGEFIKTLK